A single window of Syntrophotalea acetylenica DNA harbors:
- a CDS encoding ABC transporter substrate-binding protein: MKNSLWMIFPLVLILIGVCAPTPGEAAGKNPGGGSSSARTVIDSAGRAVKIPSAIRRVIVTCYGGAAHEVSVLGGADKIVAQPSDRTFRQFHRMYPALDGACDAGSFDNINLEKILSLKPDMVIAGVVSPQGNEKIESLGIPVFMVAVGRADIPTLLREFRAMGTLLGAEEKAAELVSYWRRTLNLIEERVATVPVAKRKSVFYTSHGVASPLVTGGRHSWGHHFISAGGGINVAASLGFSQELTVEQLLLWNPDVIVVSNTRTGQSPVSAILANQKLKKVKAVKKGAVYPCPVGAFWWDRPSPEAILGILWLSMKLYPEVMEDIDLSREVRCFYRKFHGYELTDAELQSFF; the protein is encoded by the coding sequence ATGAAAAACAGTCTATGGATGATCTTTCCGCTGGTTCTTATCCTGATCGGGGTGTGCGCTCCGACACCGGGAGAGGCCGCCGGCAAAAACCCCGGCGGCGGTTCCTCAAGCGCAAGGACGGTGATCGACAGCGCTGGCCGGGCCGTCAAAATCCCCTCGGCCATTCGCCGCGTCATCGTCACCTGCTACGGTGGCGCGGCTCACGAGGTTTCAGTTCTGGGCGGGGCGGACAAGATCGTGGCACAACCGTCAGACCGAACTTTCCGGCAGTTTCATCGGATGTATCCCGCTCTCGACGGCGCCTGCGATGCCGGGTCTTTCGATAATATCAACCTCGAGAAAATTCTGTCCCTGAAGCCGGATATGGTCATCGCGGGGGTGGTTTCGCCCCAGGGCAACGAAAAAATCGAAAGCCTTGGCATCCCGGTTTTCATGGTCGCGGTAGGCCGTGCCGACATCCCGACGCTGCTGAGGGAGTTCCGCGCGATGGGTACGCTGCTCGGGGCCGAGGAAAAGGCTGCGGAGCTTGTCTCCTATTGGCGGCGGACGTTGAACCTGATTGAAGAGCGCGTGGCTACCGTGCCGGTGGCAAAGAGGAAAAGCGTGTTTTATACCTCGCACGGTGTCGCTTCGCCGCTCGTCACCGGCGGGCGCCATAGCTGGGGCCATCACTTCATCAGCGCCGGCGGAGGCATCAATGTGGCCGCCTCGCTGGGCTTTTCCCAGGAGCTTACGGTTGAACAGCTGTTGCTCTGGAATCCGGATGTCATTGTCGTTTCCAATACGCGAACTGGTCAGAGTCCGGTATCTGCCATCCTGGCCAACCAGAAACTCAAGAAGGTCAAGGCCGTCAAAAAAGGTGCCGTGTATCCGTGCCCGGTCGGTGCGTTCTGGTGGGATCGGCCGTCTCCGGAGGCCATTCTCGGAATTTTGTGGTTGAGCATGAAGCTGTATCCGGAGGTTATGGAGGATATTGATCTGAGCCGTGAAGTGCGTTGCTTTTATCGCAAGTTCCATGGGTATGAGCTGACCGATGCGGAGCTTCAAAGCTTTTTTTGA